The Lycium barbarum isolate Lr01 chromosome 10, ASM1917538v2, whole genome shotgun sequence genome includes a region encoding these proteins:
- the LOC132616111 gene encoding uncharacterized protein LOC132616111, whose product MSQSFETSMFAIQPDICECSYYCKLKTSKTQDNLGHRFWRCKVPKDIGGCKYFQWEDSIHVDKTVAAKFKNSVLDRDTATSRISKDTAKLDSQFKLVEAEEKIEGLEVLLTDSEKK is encoded by the exons atgtctcaaagttttgaaacttcaatgtttgctatacaacccgatatttgcgaatgcagttattactgtaaactaaaaacatcaaagacccaagataatcTGGGTCAccgtttttggcgttgtaaagtgcccaaa gatatcgGCGGTTGCAAATACTTTCagtgggaagatagcattcacgtggataaaacggtggcggcGAAGTTTAAAAATTCAGTTTTGGATAGAGACACCGCGACTTCACGTATCTCTAAAGATACCGCTAAGTTGGACTCGcaatttaagcttgtggaagctgaagaaaaaattgaaggtTTGGAGGTGTTGCTCACCGATtccgaaaaaaaatga